A genomic region of Caulobacter vibrioides contains the following coding sequences:
- a CDS encoding tryptophan halogenase family protein, whose protein sequence is MTNDHRLRRIVIVGGGTSGWMTAAALGRFLKDGYTKVTLVESEAIGTVGVGESTIPQINIFNRMLGLDENDFVKKTKATFKLGIDFVDWQRIGHTYHHPFGPYGVDMEGVSFHAYWLKLRAMGLDDDLGAYSLQTVGARQSKFMRPNGQANSPLGQIAYAFQFDAGLYAKFLRDYSEARGVTRQEGKIASVQQDGQSGHVTSVTLESGQVIEGDLFIDCSGFRGLLIEQTLKTGYEDWSQWLLNDRAVAMPCTLGGSMSPVTRATARPHGWQWRIPLQHRLGNGYAYSSQHVSDDEALADLLSQLDGEPLADPNLIRFTPGRRKKSWNGNVVAIGLSAGFMEPLESQSIYLIQVGISRLLAHFPDRHFRAAEIDRYNRTMAFEYEKIRDFIILHFKATARNDTPYWNYLREMPIPDYLTDKIDLFKGSGRVFRENDELFNDTSWFAVFIGQGIFPDGYDPMVDNMDEGLFKARMAEIKSVIAKSAEVMPGHMAFIRENCAAEG, encoded by the coding sequence ATGACCAACGACCACCGCCTGCGCCGCATCGTCATCGTCGGCGGCGGCACCTCCGGCTGGATGACCGCCGCCGCCCTGGGCCGCTTCCTGAAGGACGGTTACACGAAGGTGACGCTGGTCGAGTCCGAGGCCATCGGCACCGTCGGGGTCGGCGAGTCGACCATCCCCCAGATCAACATCTTCAACCGGATGCTGGGTCTGGACGAGAACGACTTCGTCAAGAAGACCAAGGCGACCTTCAAGCTGGGCATCGACTTCGTCGACTGGCAAAGGATCGGCCACACCTACCACCACCCGTTCGGCCCCTATGGCGTCGACATGGAGGGCGTGTCGTTCCACGCCTATTGGCTGAAGCTGCGGGCCATGGGCCTGGACGATGATCTGGGCGCCTACAGCCTGCAGACGGTGGGCGCGCGCCAGAGCAAGTTCATGCGTCCGAACGGCCAGGCCAACTCGCCGCTGGGCCAGATCGCCTACGCCTTCCAGTTCGACGCCGGGCTCTACGCCAAGTTCCTACGCGACTATTCCGAGGCCCGGGGCGTCACCCGCCAGGAGGGCAAGATCGCCTCGGTGCAGCAGGACGGCCAGAGCGGTCACGTCACCTCGGTGACGCTGGAGAGCGGCCAGGTCATCGAGGGCGACCTCTTCATCGACTGCTCGGGCTTTCGGGGCCTCCTGATCGAACAGACCCTGAAGACCGGCTACGAGGACTGGTCGCAGTGGCTGCTGAACGACCGGGCGGTGGCCATGCCCTGCACGCTGGGCGGCTCGATGTCGCCGGTGACCCGGGCCACCGCGCGGCCGCACGGCTGGCAGTGGCGCATCCCGCTGCAGCATCGCCTGGGCAACGGCTACGCCTATTCCAGCCAGCATGTCAGCGACGACGAGGCCCTGGCCGACCTCTTGAGCCAACTGGACGGCGAGCCGCTGGCCGATCCGAACCTGATCCGCTTCACGCCGGGTCGCCGCAAGAAGAGCTGGAACGGCAATGTCGTGGCCATCGGCCTGTCGGCGGGGTTCATGGAGCCGCTGGAAAGCCAGTCGATCTATCTGATCCAGGTGGGTATCTCGCGCCTCCTGGCCCACTTCCCCGACCGCCATTTCCGCGCCGCCGAAATCGACCGCTACAACCGGACCATGGCGTTCGAGTACGAGAAGATCCGCGACTTCATCATCCTGCACTTCAAGGCCACGGCGCGGAATGACACCCCCTATTGGAACTATCTGCGCGAGATGCCGATCCCGGACTATCTGACCGACAAGATCGACCTCTTCAAAGGCTCAGGCCGGGTGTTCCGCGAGAACGACGAGCTGTTCAACGACACCTCATGGTTTGCGGTGTTCATCGGCCAGGGGATCTTCCCGGACGGCTACGACCCGATGGTCGACAACATGGACGAGGGCCTGTTCAAGGCCCGCATGGCCGAGATCAAATCGGTCATCGCCAAGTCCGCCGAGGTGATGCCGGGGCACATGGCGTTCATCCGGGAGAACTGTGCGGCGGAGGGGTAG
- a CDS encoding amidohydrolase has product MKPVFAASALALLIATAAQAGPLNVPATQKVISAQLDRDYPALEALYKDIHAHPELGFQEVETAKKLAAQMRALGFTVTEGVGKTGVVAVLKNGEGPKVLIRTELDGLPMQEKSGLAWASQATATWNGEKVFVAHACGHDIHMAAWVGAARQLVAMKAKWKGTLVFVAQPSEETVRGARAMLDDGLWDKIGGKPDYGFALHVGSGPAGEVYYKAGVLTSTSDGLDITFNGRGGHGSMPSATIDPVLMAARFTVDVQSVISREKDPSAFGVVTVGSIQAGSAGNIIPDKARVRGTIRTQDNAVREKILDGVRRTVKAVTDMAGAPAADLKLTAGGKMVVNDAALTDRTAVVFKAAFGARAVAQDKPGSASEDYSEFVLAGVPSVYFGLGGSDPAEAAKAKAEGRELPVNHSPYFAPVAEPTIRTGVEAMTLAVLNVLK; this is encoded by the coding sequence ATGAAGCCTGTGTTCGCCGCCTCGGCCCTCGCCCTGCTGATCGCCACCGCCGCCCAGGCCGGGCCGCTGAACGTGCCCGCCACGCAGAAGGTGATCAGCGCCCAGCTCGATCGCGACTATCCGGCGCTGGAGGCGCTGTACAAGGACATCCACGCCCATCCCGAGCTCGGCTTCCAGGAGGTCGAGACCGCTAAAAAGCTGGCCGCGCAGATGCGGGCGCTGGGCTTCACCGTCACCGAGGGCGTCGGCAAGACCGGTGTGGTGGCGGTGCTGAAGAACGGCGAGGGCCCCAAGGTGCTGATCCGCACCGAGCTGGACGGCCTGCCGATGCAGGAAAAGTCGGGCCTGGCCTGGGCCAGTCAGGCCACCGCCACCTGGAACGGCGAGAAGGTCTTCGTCGCCCATGCCTGCGGCCACGACATCCATATGGCCGCCTGGGTCGGCGCGGCGCGCCAACTGGTGGCGATGAAGGCCAAATGGAAGGGCACGCTCGTTTTCGTGGCCCAGCCCTCGGAAGAGACGGTTCGCGGCGCCCGCGCCATGCTGGACGACGGCCTGTGGGACAAGATCGGCGGCAAGCCCGACTACGGCTTTGCGCTGCACGTCGGCTCGGGTCCGGCGGGCGAGGTCTATTACAAGGCCGGCGTCCTGACCTCGACCTCGGATGGCCTCGACATCACCTTCAACGGCCGGGGCGGGCACGGCTCGATGCCCTCGGCCACCATCGACCCGGTGCTGATGGCCGCTCGCTTCACCGTCGACGTGCAGAGCGTGATCAGCCGCGAGAAGGACCCGTCGGCGTTCGGCGTGGTGACGGTCGGCTCGATCCAGGCGGGCAGCGCCGGCAACATCATCCCCGACAAGGCCCGGGTGCGCGGCACGATCCGCACCCAGGACAACGCCGTGCGCGAGAAGATCCTCGACGGGGTGCGCCGCACGGTGAAGGCGGTGACCGACATGGCCGGCGCTCCGGCCGCCGACCTGAAACTCACCGCCGGCGGCAAGATGGTGGTCAATGATGCGGCCCTGACCGACCGCACCGCGGTGGTGTTCAAGGCCGCCTTCGGAGCCCGCGCCGTGGCGCAGGACAAGCCGGGCTCGGCGTCCGAGGACTATTCGGAGTTCGTGCTGGCCGGCGTGCCGTCCGTCTATTTCGGCCTCGGCGGCTCGGACCCCGCCGAAGCCGCCAAGGCCAAGGCCGAAGGCCGTGAGCTGCCGGTCAACCACTCGCCGTACTTCGCCCCGGTGGCTGAACCGACGATCCGCACGGGTGTGGAGGCGATGACCCTGGCGGTGCTGAATGTTCTGAAGTGA
- a CDS encoding alpha-glucuronidase family glycosyl hydrolase — protein sequence MRLMAFVGALLFLAAPVARAEDGYDLWLRYKPVEAGARAAYAARAAAIAPTAETPTLKVARAELERGLTGLVGQPVSAAAGSRDGVILLGAVATPAIAGLGLPLQTLGEEGYLIRTVTVAGKATTVIAANRDVGVLYGVYRYLSLIQTGASVDKLDITSVPKVKLRMLNHWDNLDRHVERGYSGQSIFDWWRLPGHVDSRMVDYARANASLGINGTVLNNVNAKADSLTAPFIAKAAALADTFRPYGIKVYLSARFSAPIDIGGLKTSDPLDPAVRAFWKAKADEIYKTIPDFGGFLVKANSEGQPGPQDYGRTHVDGANMLADAVGPHCGVVFWRAFVYSHEQPEDRAKQGYNEFKPFDGQFRDNVVIQVKNGAIDFQPREPFHPLFGAMPKTNLGMEFQITKEYLGFSTHLVYLGPMFEETLASDTMAKGKGSTVAKVIDGTLDGRKLTAMAGVANIGSDRNWSGSQFDQANWYVFGRLAWDPEAGTRAIAQDWTKMTFGADPRLVTPVVSMMMGSREAAVDYMTPLGLHHQMGEGHHYGPGPWVSGGPRADWTSVYYAKASETGIGFDRTPTGSNATAQYAPAVGACYANLKCVDEKDLLWFHHLPWDYRLKSGDTLWDGLVKSYSRGVASVDGMEKTWAGLAPHVDARRHAEVADYLKIQRAEAQWWRDASIAWFQTFAKRPLPAGEKPPEKSLDYYKSLKFPWAPGNGK from the coding sequence ATGCGTTTGATGGCGTTCGTAGGGGCCCTGCTATTCCTCGCCGCCCCGGTCGCCCGGGCCGAGGACGGTTACGACCTTTGGCTTCGCTACAAGCCCGTCGAGGCCGGCGCGCGCGCCGCCTACGCCGCGCGGGCCGCCGCGATCGCCCCCACGGCTGAAACCCCGACCTTGAAGGTCGCCCGCGCCGAACTGGAGCGCGGTCTGACGGGCCTGGTGGGCCAGCCTGTTTCGGCGGCCGCCGGGTCGCGCGACGGCGTGATCCTGCTGGGCGCGGTCGCGACCCCCGCCATCGCCGGCCTTGGCCTGCCGCTGCAGACGCTGGGCGAGGAAGGCTATCTGATCCGCACCGTGACGGTGGCCGGCAAGGCCACCACCGTCATCGCCGCCAACCGCGATGTCGGTGTGCTCTACGGCGTCTACCGCTATCTCTCGCTGATCCAGACCGGCGCCAGCGTCGACAAGCTCGACATCACGTCGGTTCCCAAGGTGAAGCTTCGGATGCTCAACCACTGGGACAACCTGGATCGCCATGTCGAGCGCGGCTATTCGGGCCAGTCGATCTTCGATTGGTGGCGGCTGCCCGGCCATGTGGATTCGCGCATGGTCGACTACGCCCGCGCCAACGCCTCGCTCGGCATCAACGGCACGGTGCTGAACAACGTCAACGCCAAGGCCGACAGCCTGACCGCGCCGTTCATCGCCAAGGCCGCCGCCTTGGCCGACACGTTCCGGCCCTATGGGATCAAGGTCTATCTGTCGGCCCGCTTCTCGGCCCCGATCGATATCGGCGGCCTCAAGACCTCCGACCCGCTGGACCCGGCGGTGCGGGCGTTCTGGAAGGCCAAGGCCGACGAGATCTACAAGACCATTCCCGACTTCGGCGGTTTCCTGGTGAAGGCCAATTCCGAAGGCCAGCCCGGTCCGCAGGACTATGGCCGCACCCATGTCGACGGCGCCAACATGCTGGCCGACGCGGTGGGTCCGCACTGCGGCGTCGTCTTCTGGCGCGCCTTCGTCTATTCGCACGAGCAGCCCGAGGACCGCGCCAAGCAGGGCTATAACGAGTTCAAGCCGTTCGACGGCCAGTTCCGCGACAACGTGGTCATCCAGGTCAAGAACGGCGCGATCGACTTCCAGCCGCGCGAGCCGTTCCACCCGCTGTTCGGGGCCATGCCCAAGACCAACCTCGGCATGGAGTTCCAGATCACCAAGGAATATCTCGGCTTCTCGACCCACCTCGTCTACCTCGGCCCGATGTTCGAGGAGACCCTGGCCTCGGACACCATGGCCAAGGGCAAGGGCTCGACGGTCGCCAAGGTGATCGACGGCACGCTGGACGGCCGCAAGCTGACCGCCATGGCCGGCGTGGCCAATATCGGCAGCGACCGCAACTGGAGCGGCTCGCAGTTCGACCAGGCCAACTGGTACGTCTTCGGGCGCCTGGCCTGGGACCCGGAGGCGGGCACGCGGGCGATCGCGCAGGACTGGACCAAGATGACGTTCGGCGCTGACCCGCGCCTGGTGACGCCGGTCGTGTCGATGATGATGGGCTCGCGCGAGGCGGCGGTGGACTACATGACGCCGCTGGGCTTGCACCACCAGATGGGCGAGGGGCACCACTATGGCCCCGGTCCCTGGGTCAGCGGCGGCCCCCGCGCCGACTGGACCAGCGTCTACTACGCCAAGGCCAGCGAGACCGGGATCGGCTTTGACCGCACCCCGACCGGCAGCAACGCCACGGCTCAGTACGCGCCGGCCGTCGGCGCCTGCTACGCTAACTTGAAGTGCGTCGACGAGAAGGACCTGCTGTGGTTCCACCACCTGCCCTGGGACTATCGCCTCAAGTCCGGCGACACCCTGTGGGATGGCCTGGTGAAGTCCTATTCGCGCGGCGTGGCCTCTGTGGACGGCATGGAAAAGACCTGGGCGGGCCTTGCCCCCCATGTCGACGCCCGACGTCACGCCGAGGTCGCCGACTACCTGAAGATCCAGCGCGCCGAAGCCCAATGGTGGCGCGACGCCTCGATCGCCTGGTTCCAGACCTTCGCCAAGCGCCCGCTGCCGGCGGGGGAAAAGCCGCCGGAGAAGTCGCTGGACTACTACAAAAGCCTGAAGTTCCCGTGGGCGCCGGGGAACGGGAAGTAG
- the manD gene encoding D-mannonate dehydratase ManD produces the protein MPKIIAAKTIVTCPGRNFVTLKIMTDEGVYGLGDATLNGRELAVEAYLTQHVIPCLIGRDAHQIEDIWQYLYKGAYWRRGPVTMAAIAAVDTALWDIKGKIAGLPVYQLLGGACRTGVMVYGHANGETIDETLDNAAHYAEQGYKAIRLQTGVPGMSGTYGVSKDKMFYEPADSDLPKETIWSTERYLRSTPALFEAARARLGDDLHLLHDVHHRLTPIEAARLGKDLEPYRLFWMEDATPAENQASFRLIRQHTTTPLAVGEIFNSIWDCKQLIEEQLIDYIRATVVHAGGITHLKKLASFADLHHVRTGCHGATDLSPVCMGAALHFDLSIPNFGVQEYMRHTPETDAVFPHAYTFKDGMLHPGDAPGLGVDIDEDLAAKYPYQRAYLPIARRLDGSMHDW, from the coding sequence ATGCCCAAGATCATCGCCGCCAAGACCATCGTCACCTGCCCAGGGCGCAACTTCGTCACCCTGAAGATCATGACCGACGAGGGCGTCTATGGCCTGGGCGACGCCACGCTGAACGGCCGCGAGCTGGCGGTCGAGGCCTATCTGACCCAGCACGTCATCCCCTGCCTGATCGGCCGCGACGCCCACCAGATCGAGGACATCTGGCAGTACCTGTACAAGGGAGCCTATTGGCGCCGGGGCCCGGTGACCATGGCCGCCATCGCCGCTGTCGACACCGCCCTGTGGGACATCAAGGGCAAGATCGCCGGCCTGCCGGTCTATCAACTGCTGGGCGGCGCGTGCCGCACCGGCGTGATGGTCTATGGCCACGCCAATGGCGAGACGATCGACGAGACCCTCGACAACGCCGCCCACTACGCCGAGCAGGGCTACAAGGCCATTCGCCTGCAGACCGGCGTGCCGGGCATGAGCGGCACCTACGGCGTCTCCAAGGACAAGATGTTCTACGAGCCGGCCGACAGCGACCTGCCCAAGGAGACGATCTGGTCGACCGAGCGCTATCTGCGCAGCACCCCCGCCCTGTTCGAAGCCGCGCGCGCACGGCTGGGCGATGATCTGCACCTGCTGCACGACGTCCACCATCGCCTGACCCCGATCGAGGCCGCGCGCCTGGGCAAGGATCTGGAGCCCTACCGCCTGTTCTGGATGGAGGACGCCACCCCGGCCGAGAACCAGGCGAGCTTCCGCCTGATCCGCCAGCACACCACCACCCCGCTGGCCGTGGGCGAGATCTTCAACTCGATCTGGGACTGCAAACAGCTGATCGAGGAACAGCTGATCGACTACATCCGCGCCACGGTCGTTCACGCCGGCGGCATCACCCACCTCAAGAAGCTGGCCAGCTTCGCTGATTTGCACCATGTGCGCACCGGCTGCCACGGGGCCACGGATCTGTCGCCGGTCTGCATGGGCGCGGCCCTGCACTTTGACCTGTCGATCCCCAATTTCGGCGTCCAGGAATATATGCGCCACACGCCCGAGACCGATGCGGTGTTCCCGCACGCCTACACCTTCAAGGACGGCATGCTGCACCCGGGCGACGCGCCGGGTCTGGGCGTTGATATCGACGAGGACCTGGCCGCCAAGTACCCCTATCAACGCGCCTACCTGCCGATCGCGCGCCGCCTGGACGGCTCGATGCACGACTGGTGA
- a CDS encoding FadR/GntR family transcriptional regulator produces the protein MSDNVKLYRKIADSVADDIEAGRYRLGDRLPTERELAEQFGVSRPTLREAMIALEMLGMIEARHGLGIYVTGNVRPAAPSAEIDFEIGAFELIEARRLFEGEAAALAATSITDEQIAALEGLLTRMHEEEEIRGEDADREFHLTIARATGNGAIIATIENLWDWRNRSPLARNILTRARGMGLEPRIAEHRRVVDALKARDPAAARQAMRDHLERVIDHLLHATETEAVQRAQQETNARRSAMAKRVAI, from the coding sequence ATGTCTGACAACGTCAAGCTCTACCGCAAGATCGCTGACTCCGTGGCCGACGACATCGAGGCCGGCCGGTACAGGCTGGGCGATCGCCTGCCGACCGAGCGGGAGCTGGCCGAGCAGTTCGGGGTGTCGCGCCCCACCCTGCGGGAAGCCATGATCGCGCTGGAAATGCTGGGCATGATCGAGGCCCGCCACGGCCTGGGCATCTATGTCACCGGCAATGTCCGCCCTGCGGCGCCGTCGGCCGAGATCGACTTCGAGATCGGCGCCTTCGAGCTGATCGAGGCCCGCCGCCTGTTCGAGGGCGAGGCCGCCGCCCTGGCCGCCACCTCGATCACCGACGAGCAGATCGCGGCGCTGGAGGGCCTGCTGACCCGCATGCACGAGGAGGAGGAAATCCGGGGCGAGGACGCCGACCGCGAGTTCCACCTGACCATCGCGCGGGCCACCGGCAACGGCGCGATCATCGCCACGATCGAGAACCTGTGGGACTGGCGCAACCGCTCACCGCTGGCCCGCAACATCCTGACCCGCGCCCGCGGCATGGGCCTGGAGCCGCGCATCGCCGAGCATCGCCGCGTCGTCGACGCCCTCAAGGCCCGCGACCCCGCCGCCGCCCGCCAGGCCATGCGCGACCACCTGGAACGCGTCATCGACCACCTGCTGCACGCCACCGAGACCGAAGCCGTCCAACGCGCCCAACAGGAAACCAACGCCCGCCGCAGCGCCATGGCGAAGCGAGTGGCGATCTAA
- a CDS encoding endonuclease domain-containing protein, which produces MNRTAIARQLRQRQTFAEKTLWALVRNRRVGGFKFIRQAVIDRFIVDFVCQSAKVIIELDGPVHVGREEHDAERARILELCGYLVLRFRNEQVLADPGGTADEILRVLRMGRA; this is translated from the coding sequence GTGAACCGCACCGCGATCGCCCGCCAACTCCGCCAGCGCCAAACTTTCGCAGAGAAGACGCTGTGGGCTCTGGTCCGTAACCGCCGTGTCGGCGGCTTCAAGTTCATTCGCCAAGCGGTCATCGACCGCTTCATCGTCGACTTCGTCTGCCAATCCGCAAAGGTCATCATCGAGCTCGACGGACCTGTTCACGTGGGGCGCGAGGAGCACGACGCCGAGCGCGCCCGGATCCTGGAGCTTTGTGGCTATCTCGTCCTGCGGTTCCGCAACGAGCAGGTCTTGGCCGATCCCGGCGGCACGGCGGACGAAATCCTGAGGGTGTTGCGGATGGGGAGGGCTTGA
- a CDS encoding acyltransferase family protein, whose protein sequence is MPKLPPLTPDSDQMLHLDALRIVGAVMIVVFHFNRFINLDGQWQWADDTIKTFSLIVDLFFFISGYVMAAIYTGRLTSFAAYRDFIQKRVARLGPLHWATMLVFIAVAAAGVAGWIQDRDPRRYDVACIVPNIVFVHAWGVCHSQTWNFASWAISAEMGMYLALPLIFLLTARGPWVTLAVALASVAIMLQTPHGDRPFHQWTWDYGVLRAIPGFLIGMAAFQLRDRLAKIPRPNLLMWLLLGGYLVMSWAGVERTILLFVVYAVGLLGVAADAKGAHGGVSQRLAPWAQLSFSLYLLHPIALKMGLAWVGLGMWNLNGDLMRLWVLFWVVALFPIAYLSLVFFERPARDWLAKVGKEKKLPLS, encoded by the coding sequence ATGCCAAAGCTCCCGCCCCTGACTCCTGATTCCGACCAGATGCTGCATCTCGACGCCCTCCGGATTGTCGGAGCGGTGATGATCGTGGTGTTTCACTTCAACCGGTTCATCAACCTGGATGGCCAGTGGCAGTGGGCGGACGATACGATCAAGACGTTCAGCCTGATCGTCGACCTGTTCTTCTTCATCTCCGGCTATGTGATGGCGGCGATCTATACCGGTCGCCTGACCAGCTTTGCGGCCTATCGCGACTTCATCCAGAAGCGGGTGGCCAGGCTTGGGCCGCTGCACTGGGCGACGATGCTGGTGTTCATCGCCGTAGCCGCGGCCGGCGTGGCCGGCTGGATCCAGGACCGCGACCCGCGCCGCTATGACGTGGCCTGCATCGTGCCCAACATCGTCTTCGTCCACGCCTGGGGCGTCTGCCATTCCCAGACCTGGAACTTCGCCAGCTGGGCGATCAGCGCCGAGATGGGGATGTACCTGGCGCTGCCGCTGATCTTCCTGCTGACCGCGCGCGGGCCCTGGGTCACCCTGGCCGTGGCTCTCGCCTCGGTCGCCATCATGCTGCAGACGCCGCATGGCGACCGGCCCTTCCACCAGTGGACCTGGGACTATGGGGTGCTGCGGGCGATCCCCGGTTTCCTGATCGGCATGGCCGCCTTCCAGCTGCGCGACCGGCTGGCCAAGATCCCGCGCCCGAACCTTCTGATGTGGCTGCTGCTGGGCGGCTATCTGGTCATGTCGTGGGCCGGCGTGGAGCGCACCATCCTGCTGTTCGTCGTCTACGCCGTGGGCCTCTTAGGCGTGGCGGCCGACGCCAAGGGCGCGCACGGCGGGGTCAGCCAGCGCCTGGCGCCCTGGGCGCAACTGTCGTTCAGCCTGTACCTCCTGCACCCCATCGCCCTGAAGATGGGCCTGGCCTGGGTGGGGCTTGGGATGTGGAACCTCAACGGCGACCTGATGCGCCTGTGGGTGCTGTTCTGGGTCGTGGCCCTGTTCCCGATCGCCTATCTGTCGCTGGTGTTCTTCGAACGCCCGGCGCGGGACTGGCTGGCGAAGGTGGGGAAGGAAAAGAAGCTCCCTCTCTCTTAG
- a CDS encoding HAD family hydrolase, with the protein MSTITTVGVDADDTLWHCESLFRLSHARFLELLSEHGDPEKIEAQLLAVEKRNLRVYGYGAKGFTLSMIETALEVTDGAVDTRVIREILAVGREMLTEPIEPLPGVEKALATLSDRYRLILITKGDLLHQEQKLASSGLGDYFVAVEIVSEKDAGTYRRVFDRYGTGAEQAVMAGNSMRSDILPALDAGCWGALIPYPLVWSHEAADAPVGHPRYVELGSISELPAWVEGVSKSLSL; encoded by the coding sequence ATGAGCACGATCACGACCGTCGGCGTCGACGCCGACGACACCCTGTGGCACTGCGAGAGCCTGTTCCGCCTGTCCCACGCCCGTTTCCTCGAGCTGCTGTCCGAACACGGCGACCCCGAGAAGATCGAGGCCCAGCTGCTGGCCGTCGAGAAGCGCAACCTGCGGGTCTATGGCTACGGCGCCAAGGGCTTCACCCTGTCGATGATCGAGACCGCTCTGGAGGTCACCGACGGCGCGGTCGACACCCGGGTGATCCGCGAGATCCTGGCCGTGGGCCGCGAGATGCTGACCGAGCCGATCGAGCCGCTGCCGGGCGTCGAGAAGGCCCTGGCCACGCTGTCGGACCGCTACCGCCTGATCCTGATCACCAAGGGTGATTTGCTGCACCAGGAGCAGAAGCTGGCCTCGTCGGGCCTGGGCGACTACTTCGTCGCGGTCGAGATCGTGTCGGAGAAGGACGCCGGCACCTATCGCCGGGTGTTCGACCGTTACGGCACGGGCGCGGAGCAGGCAGTGATGGCCGGCAACTCGATGCGGTCCGACATCCTGCCCGCCCTGGACGCCGGCTGCTGGGGGGCCTTGATCCCGTACCCGCTGGTCTGGTCCCACGAGGCGGCGGACGCCCCGGTCGGGCATCCGCGCTATGTAGAGTTGGGGAGCATCAGCGAGCTGCCGGCTTGGGTGGAGGGCGTATCGAAATCCCTCTCTCTTTGA
- a CDS encoding putative 2OG-Fe(II) oxygenase yields MTDLVTNQAWTLIDNGRAADALRLTTGPAALPQASAGLLMAHAAALKAVGRPDEALAFNRRAVARAPGDRFSWYNLAATLGDLSLDDEAEGAARKTIALGLDVPEVRLVLGKALQGLHRYDEAEATFARALAARPNDAAVHLNLAQLRWMRSGNSEAALAPLDAAIARHPADVTLRTIRSNVLTFAGDHAEADATLEDALARAPGDLAARIAAARAAGAVGDRARMLAHAREAVRLAPGAPESQTVLCEALLAEGQADAAAQVAETLVAAAPDDQYALVLRNTAWRITGDARGDLFRDYAALVRTDQLDTPDGWDSLDAFLDALRDRMLDLHDLKTHPLNQSLRGGSQVPSLDRSRDPLVQAFFACARKAVARYIAALGAGEDPIRRRRAADFAFAGGWSVRLRSEGFHADHVHPRGWISSAFYLDLPGRFDDETTRAGWLRFGRPGCLTQPALEAEHFIKPERGTLALFPSCLWHGTQPFTDADHRLTIAFDVVPR; encoded by the coding sequence ATGACCGATCTCGTCACCAACCAGGCCTGGACGCTCATCGACAACGGGCGGGCCGCCGACGCCCTGCGCCTGACCACGGGTCCCGCCGCCCTGCCCCAGGCCTCGGCCGGCCTGTTGATGGCCCACGCGGCGGCGCTGAAGGCGGTGGGCCGGCCCGACGAGGCCCTGGCGTTCAACCGCCGCGCCGTGGCCCGCGCCCCCGGCGACCGCTTTTCCTGGTACAATCTGGCCGCCACCCTGGGTGATCTCTCCCTCGACGACGAGGCCGAGGGCGCGGCGCGCAAGACCATCGCCCTGGGCCTCGATGTCCCCGAGGTGCGGCTCGTTCTGGGCAAGGCGCTGCAGGGACTGCACCGCTATGACGAGGCCGAGGCGACGTTCGCCCGCGCCCTGGCCGCGCGGCCCAACGACGCCGCCGTCCACCTGAACCTGGCCCAGCTGCGCTGGATGCGGTCGGGCAACAGCGAGGCGGCGCTGGCCCCGCTGGATGCGGCCATCGCCCGGCATCCCGCCGACGTCACCCTGCGCACGATCCGCAGCAATGTCCTGACCTTCGCCGGCGACCACGCGGAGGCCGACGCCACGCTGGAGGACGCGCTGGCCCGCGCGCCGGGCGATCTGGCGGCCCGCATCGCCGCAGCCCGCGCGGCCGGCGCCGTGGGCGACCGCGCCCGGATGCTGGCCCATGCCCGCGAGGCCGTTCGCCTGGCGCCGGGCGCGCCGGAGAGCCAGACCGTCTTGTGCGAGGCCCTGCTCGCCGAGGGCCAGGCCGACGCCGCCGCGCAGGTGGCCGAGACCCTGGTCGCGGCCGCGCCCGACGATCAGTACGCGCTGGTGCTGCGCAACACCGCCTGGCGGATCACCGGCGATGCGCGCGGCGATCTTTTCCGTGACTACGCCGCCCTGGTGCGCACCGATCAGCTGGACACGCCGGACGGCTGGGACAGCCTGGACGCCTTCCTCGACGCCCTGCGCGATCGGATGCTGGACCTGCACGACCTGAAGACCCACCCGCTGAACCAGTCGCTGCGCGGCGGCAGTCAGGTGCCGTCGCTGGACCGCTCGCGCGATCCGCTGGTGCAGGCCTTCTTCGCCTGCGCGCGCAAGGCTGTGGCCCGCTATATCGCGGCGCTGGGCGCGGGCGAGGATCCGATCCGGCGTCGGCGCGCGGCGGACTTCGCCTTTGCCGGCGGCTGGTCGGTGCGGCTGCGGTCCGAGGGTTTCCACGCCGACCACGTGCATCCGCGCGGCTGGATCTCGTCGGCCTTCTATCTGGACTTGCCCGGCCGGTTCGATGATGAGACCACCCGCGCCGGCTGGCTGCGCTTTGGCCGTCCCGGATGCCTGACGCAGCCGGCCTTGGAGGCCGAGCACTTCATCAAGCCCGAACGCGGGACCCTGGCCCTGTTCCCCTCGTGCCTGTGGCACGGCACCCAGCCGTTCACCGACGCCGACCACCGCCTGACCATCGCCTTCGACGTCGTTCCGCGCTGA